The Candidatus Nitrosotenuis cloacae genome contains a region encoding:
- the acs gene encoding acetate--CoA ligase: MNSEIFDIGLGNNDTATREDAGRDYVAFWEKQARSLAWFEGWSEVLSWKPPFARWFVGGRINASYNALDVHQKDPERAAILWEGENGQRRKITYGQLFCDVQKFSNALKSSGVKKGDRVTIYLPMVPELIVAILSCARIGAIHTVIFSGFSASSIRDRVVDSNSKVVITADGGYRRGSIVKLKETVDAALEGLDFVQNVIVLRRTGNEITLGKRDVLWDDFVKNHPASCDAEPLPSEHPLYILYTSGTTGKPKGVLHDTGGYLTHIGSTFRWAFDIKDSDVYFCTADIGWVTGHSYVAYGPLICGATMVLYEGAPDYPSQSRMWDILQRYKVTIFYTTPTALRMFMKFGDSIPNSFDLSSIRLLGTVGEPINPEVWRWYYTVIGKGRCPIIDTWWQTETGGMMISPLPGLETIPLKPGSAALPIPGVDIAVVSEDGTELPPDTKGYLVIRKPWPGMLLTLWGDDEKYKSVYWSKYPGYYYTGDYAIKDKDGYFWLLGRADDILKVAGHRIGTAELESSIVSHHSISESAVCGVPDDVKGEVIIAFLVPKDGVAVTDGLRKEVIEHIRHDIGPIATPHQIYFVSKLPKTRSGKIMRRLLKAIASNEKIGDVSTLEDGAAVNEVQSAFDELKKQIK; the protein is encoded by the coding sequence GTGAATTCCGAGATTTTTGACATCGGTCTTGGGAATAACGACACTGCAACGAGGGAAGATGCGGGCAGGGACTATGTGGCTTTTTGGGAGAAGCAGGCAAGGAGCCTAGCGTGGTTTGAGGGTTGGAGCGAGGTTCTTTCGTGGAAGCCACCATTTGCGCGCTGGTTTGTGGGTGGCAGGATAAACGCATCGTACAATGCACTTGATGTGCACCAAAAGGATCCTGAAAGAGCGGCCATCCTGTGGGAGGGCGAAAACGGGCAGCGGCGCAAGATAACGTACGGCCAGTTGTTCTGTGACGTGCAGAAGTTCTCAAACGCACTAAAGTCGTCCGGCGTCAAAAAGGGCGACAGGGTCACAATCTACCTACCAATGGTGCCAGAACTGATAGTTGCTATTTTGTCGTGCGCAAGAATTGGCGCAATACACACTGTGATATTTTCGGGATTTAGCGCGTCATCGATTCGCGACAGGGTTGTGGATTCTAACTCAAAGGTGGTGATAACTGCTGACGGCGGATACAGGAGGGGGTCTATAGTAAAACTAAAGGAAACTGTGGATGCTGCACTCGAGGGACTCGACTTTGTCCAAAATGTGATCGTTCTGAGGAGGACCGGAAACGAAATCACTCTTGGCAAAAGAGACGTACTTTGGGACGATTTTGTCAAAAACCATCCCGCATCGTGTGACGCAGAGCCGCTGCCAAGTGAACATCCCTTGTACATACTGTACACATCTGGAACCACTGGGAAGCCAAAGGGCGTGCTTCACGACACCGGCGGATACCTGACGCACATTGGCTCCACGTTTAGGTGGGCGTTTGACATCAAGGACTCTGATGTTTATTTCTGCACCGCAGATATTGGGTGGGTGACCGGGCACAGCTACGTTGCGTATGGGCCGCTCATATGCGGTGCAACGATGGTGCTGTATGAGGGAGCCCCTGACTATCCGTCTCAGTCAAGGATGTGGGACATCCTGCAGCGGTACAAGGTCACAATCTTTTACACGACTCCGACCGCACTGAGGATGTTTATGAAGTTCGGCGATTCGATACCGAACTCGTTTGATCTTTCCAGTATTAGGTTGCTTGGGACCGTGGGCGAACCGATAAACCCTGAGGTGTGGAGGTGGTATTACACCGTGATTGGAAAGGGCCGCTGCCCGATAATTGACACGTGGTGGCAGACTGAGACTGGCGGTATGATGATATCGCCGCTGCCAGGACTTGAGACCATTCCGCTAAAGCCCGGATCTGCAGCACTGCCAATTCCTGGAGTTGATATTGCGGTCGTGTCGGAGGACGGCACGGAACTTCCGCCTGACACAAAGGGATACCTTGTGATAAGAAAGCCGTGGCCAGGAATGCTTCTGACTTTGTGGGGTGATGATGAAAAATACAAGTCGGTGTACTGGTCAAAGTATCCTGGGTATTATTACACGGGTGACTATGCAATCAAGGACAAGGACGGGTACTTTTGGCTCCTTGGACGCGCCGACGACATCCTCAAGGTTGCAGGGCATAGAATAGGAACTGCCGAGCTTGAGAGCAGCATTGTCTCACACCATTCGATCTCAGAATCTGCCGTGTGTGGCGTTCCAGACGATGTAAAAGGCGAGGTGATAATTGCATTCTTGGTTCCAAAAGATGGCGTGGCAGTAACCGATGGTCTTAGGAAAGAGGTGATTGAGCACATACGGCATGACATAGGCCCCATTGCGACCCCGCATCAGATCTATTTTGTGTCAAAGCTTCCAAAGACGCGGAGTGGCAAGATTATGCGCAGGCTGCTAAAGGCAATAGCCAGCAACGAGAAGATAGGTGACGTAAGCACGCTTGAGGACGGTGCGGCAGTAAATGAGGTTCAGTCCGCGTTTGACGAATTAAAAAAACAGATCAAGTGA
- a CDS encoding PPOX class F420-dependent oxidoreductase encodes MQIGRELTDSAISLFTGKNFAFIASLMDNGAPQITPVWVDYDGEFFLVNTAEGRTKQRNLERDPRVALSVIDHANPYNTVSIRGTVVEQTAVGADEHIDKLAKKYLGVDKYPFRAPGEKRVILKIKAHKVFHMSS; translated from the coding sequence ATGCAGATCGGCAGAGAACTGACAGACTCGGCAATTAGCCTCTTTACGGGAAAAAACTTTGCATTCATAGCGTCGTTGATGGATAATGGAGCCCCACAGATAACGCCTGTCTGGGTTGATTACGACGGGGAATTCTTCCTAGTCAACACCGCAGAAGGGAGAACAAAGCAGAGAAACCTTGAGCGAGACCCAAGGGTGGCGCTCTCAGTCATAGATCATGCAAATCCATACAACACCGTCAGCATCAGGGGAACAGTAGTAGAGCAGACTGCGGTAGGGGCCGACGAACACATTGACAAGCTTGCAAAAAAATACCTAGGAGTGGACAAGTATCCATTCAGAGCACCGGGCGAAAAGCGAGTCATTTTGAAGATAAAAGCCCACAAAGTATTCCACATGTCAAGTTAG
- a CDS encoding sigma factor-like helix-turn-helix DNA-binding protein, with protein MAKTLLETQDGQIMKLRALGYSQTEIAEQLGITQSAISQRLTNIREKAKTMENDDKAFWHLLFGIGGAFLLGKLLEELGNENKKGYA; from the coding sequence TTGGCAAAAACACTCCTAGAAACCCAAGATGGGCAGATAATGAAGCTAAGGGCGCTAGGATACTCTCAGACAGAAATAGCAGAACAGCTAGGAATCACACAATCCGCCATATCACAAAGGCTGACTAACATACGGGAAAAGGCAAAGACCATGGAAAATGATGACAAGGCATTCTGGCATCTATTGTTTGGGATTGGTGGGGCATTTCTTTTGGGAAAATTATTGGAGGAGTTAGGTAATGAAAATAAGAAAGGTTACGCTTAG
- a CDS encoding GNAT family N-acetyltransferase, whose amino-acid sequence MPRRNFVFPSPTFREITDEDTKKQFQNELFQNGDALIECASMNTENTHVFVYDDNDEILAIMVFHDFGSFFHVEYLMANRLFNPQTAGTKLIFLLEDLGKTLGYDHIELDALVKKIQYYEALGYAEVGVIQEGEYGKMSKMSKSLR is encoded by the coding sequence TTGCCTAGACGCAACTTTGTTTTCCCATCACCAACATTTCGAGAGATAACTGATGAAGACACCAAAAAACAGTTTCAAAATGAGTTATTCCAAAACGGTGATGCACTAATAGAATGTGCCAGTATGAATACGGAAAACACACATGTCTTTGTCTATGATGATAATGATGAGATTTTAGCAATCATGGTGTTTCATGATTTTGGTAGCTTTTTCCATGTCGAATATCTGATGGCTAACCGATTATTCAATCCCCAAACCGCTGGAACCAAGTTGATCTTTTTGTTAGAAGACTTGGGCAAGACACTAGGGTATGATCACATTGAGCTAGACGCACTAGTGAAAAAGATCCAATACTATGAAGCACTGGGCTATGCCGAAGTCGGAGTTATTCAAGAAGGCGAATACGGTAAAATGTCAAAGATGAGCAAGTCACTTCGCTAG
- a CDS encoding type I restriction-modification system subunit M, protein MLDSELKSKINLLWDKFWSGGISNPLQAIEQMSYLIFMKRLEDEDVSRQQNAKLVGEKHNSIFKGNEDCKWSIWTEMSADKMLEHVRDKVFPFLRKLNGGEKSIYSKYMKDASFTIPTPSLLAESVKIINDMHIKEQNRDAQGDLYEYLLRQLTTAGMNGQFRTPRHIIKMMVEILDPKFGDKICDPACGTAGFLVASYEHIIKSNTSKEFLREDNPAGDKLNDNQWAILREESLYGFDFDQTMTRISLMNLMMHGVTNPNIEQKNTLSKRYNESNYYDVILANPPFKGSIDESEIGENFRTKTKKTELLFLELMYNLLTNSGRCVVIVPDGVLFGNSKAHQKTRELLLDKCRLDAVISMPSGVFKPYAGVSTAVLFFTKGEPTKEVWFYDMENDGFSLDDKRTKIDKDDIPDIIERFKARRKEDNSDRAKKHFFVPIKQIKDNNYDLSISKYREITYEEVKYEKPEVIKKKILDLENKIIEILKEIEVK, encoded by the coding sequence GTGTTAGATTCTGAACTAAAATCAAAGATCAATTTACTATGGGATAAATTCTGGAGTGGGGGAATCTCAAATCCATTACAAGCAATAGAGCAAATGTCATATCTGATTTTCATGAAGAGGTTGGAAGATGAGGATGTTTCCCGACAACAAAACGCCAAACTTGTAGGTGAAAAGCACAACTCCATTTTCAAAGGAAATGAGGACTGTAAATGGTCAATATGGACAGAAATGTCTGCTGATAAGATGCTTGAACACGTACGAGACAAAGTCTTTCCGTTTCTGAGAAAACTCAATGGTGGAGAAAAATCAATTTACAGTAAATACATGAAGGATGCAAGTTTTACGATTCCTACACCATCACTTCTGGCAGAATCGGTCAAGATAATCAATGACATGCACATCAAGGAACAAAATCGTGATGCACAGGGAGATCTGTATGAGTACCTATTGCGTCAGCTTACTACTGCTGGTATGAATGGGCAGTTCAGAACGCCTCGCCACATAATCAAAATGATGGTGGAAATACTAGATCCTAAATTTGGTGATAAGATCTGTGATCCTGCATGTGGAACTGCTGGCTTTCTTGTTGCATCATATGAACACATTATCAAAAGCAATACATCAAAAGAATTTCTCAGAGAAGACAACCCTGCAGGTGACAAGCTGAATGATAACCAATGGGCAATCCTAAGAGAAGAAAGCCTATACGGATTTGACTTTGATCAAACCATGACACGAATATCTTTGATGAATTTGATGATGCATGGAGTCACCAACCCCAACATTGAGCAAAAAAATACTTTATCAAAAAGATACAATGAATCAAACTATTATGACGTGATTTTAGCCAATCCTCCATTCAAAGGAAGTATTGATGAATCAGAAATAGGAGAGAATTTCAGAACCAAGACAAAGAAAACCGAACTATTATTCCTAGAACTGATGTACAACCTATTAACAAACAGTGGTAGATGTGTAGTCATTGTGCCAGATGGGGTCTTGTTTGGAAACTCCAAGGCGCATCAAAAAACACGGGAACTATTACTGGACAAATGCCGACTTGATGCCGTAATCTCGATGCCATCAGGGGTTTTCAAGCCATATGCAGGTGTGTCTACCGCTGTACTATTCTTCACAAAGGGCGAGCCTACAAAGGAAGTATGGTTTTATGACATGGAAAATGATGGATTTAGTCTAGACGATAAGAGAACCAAAATTGACAAAGACGACATTCCCGATATCATTGAGCGATTCAAAGCAAGACGTAAGGAAGACAATTCGGATAGAGCCAAAAAGCACTTTTTTGTACCAATCAAGCAAATCAAGGACAACAACTATGATCTAAGTATTTCAAAATACCGAGAGATAACATACGAAGAAGTAAAGTACGAAAAGCCAGAGGTAATCAAGAAAAAGATCTTGGACTTGGAAAACAAAATCATTGAAATCCTAAAAGAAATCGAGGTCAAATAA
- a CDS encoding restriction endonuclease subunit S, with the protein MKTKLVRGWQMMKISDIAMSVSAGGTPSRDKKEYWIRGDINWLKISDMKFTYISTTEEKITKLGLENSSAKIFPRGTVVYSIFATLGAVGILNVESATNQAIAGIIPKKEIIDTKYLYYCLRSERDKIISKKSHATQDNLNLSILRNHEIPVPPIDIQQKIVSILEKAEKLKDLRMEADKLTKDFLKAMFLDMFGDPAINPKNFPFLLLESIFSQKKDGVKCGPFGSALKKDEYVDSGIPVWTMDNIHENKFEPENCLFIPNKKYEKLMSYSVDADDIIISRAGTVGKMCVVHPNVTKSIISTNLIRLSLDSKKILPIYFTSLMTYCKGRIGKLETGADGSYTFMNTGVLSRLQIPLPPIELQNQFDFIVRQVEQLIKYQKQSKENIDNFFNDLMYKSFKGESVC; encoded by the coding sequence ATGAAAACTAAATTAGTGAGGGGATGGCAGATGATGAAAATCTCAGACATAGCTATGAGTGTATCGGCGGGAGGAACCCCAAGTAGGGATAAAAAAGAATATTGGATAAGGGGGGATATCAATTGGCTTAAAATTTCGGATATGAAATTTACCTATATTTCAACAACAGAAGAAAAAATAACAAAACTAGGTTTAGAAAATTCTTCAGCAAAAATATTTCCACGTGGAACTGTTGTATATTCCATATTTGCAACACTTGGCGCAGTAGGAATTCTTAATGTTGAGTCCGCCACAAATCAGGCTATTGCAGGTATTATACCCAAAAAAGAAATCATAGACACAAAATATCTTTACTATTGTTTACGGTCTGAAAGAGACAAGATCATATCGAAAAAAAGCCATGCTACACAAGACAACCTCAATTTATCTATTTTAAGAAATCATGAAATTCCTGTTCCACCAATAGATATACAACAGAAGATAGTTTCAATTCTAGAAAAAGCAGAAAAACTAAAAGATTTACGTATGGAGGCTGATAAATTAACAAAAGATTTTCTCAAGGCAATGTTTTTGGACATGTTTGGAGATCCTGCTATAAATCCAAAGAATTTTCCATTTTTATTGCTTGAATCGATTTTTTCACAAAAAAAAGATGGAGTTAAGTGCGGACCATTTGGAAGTGCTCTTAAGAAAGACGAATATGTTGATTCAGGAATTCCTGTATGGACTATGGATAACATTCATGAGAATAAGTTTGAGCCAGAAAACTGTCTTTTTATCCCAAACAAAAAATATGAAAAATTAATGTCCTATTCAGTTGATGCAGATGACATTATCATATCTAGAGCAGGAACTGTGGGTAAGATGTGCGTAGTGCATCCAAATGTAACAAAATCAATTATTAGTACAAATCTAATTCGACTTTCTTTAGATAGCAAAAAAATTCTTCCGATATACTTTACTTCTTTAATGACATACTGTAAAGGTAGAATAGGAAAATTAGAGACGGGTGCAGATGGGTCTTATACTTTTATGAACACTGGAGTTCTAAGCCGATTACAAATTCCGCTTCCACCAATTGAACTTCAGAACCAATTTGATTTCATTGTGAGGCAGGTTGAACAACTTATTAAATATCAAAAACAATCCAAAGAAAATATTGATAATTTTTTCAATGATTTGATGTACAAGTCTTTTAAAGGAGAATCAGTGTGTTAG
- a CDS encoding DEAD/DEAH box helicase family protein produces the protein MTKSKPKTSKKTQSKDRMSEKQTREFIDKQLAKAGWIKRYVKDEVNSVRSNFKDKEYVYSEGSGDDSGRFIDYLLLAEDNSPIAFIEAKKFSKSEDEGRAQARTYLNDIKSQTGENLPYFLTNGNRWVFIDQDGVERQVSSPFSQSDLMRRAELYRRRVDPTTININRIVSRPRSIIIVKQIMEHIKNGHRSALISMATGTGKTRVAMAVIDVLMRANLVRNVLFVADRIALANQAKSAGFKEFFSEPVVDLREDPKSFPNGLYVTTVQTLRSGKKDKVYEKFSSGFFDLIIFDEAHRSIYDPNREIHRYFDAIRIGLTATPSTAENKNTFELFECEGEKATVEYTYDEAIQDGILVPYRAETIGTQVLSLGIEGAKLSKDLKTQLIKQEEDPRYLMLSGSSFAKVFMDDKTNELVIREFLSRCYKSDDGKPAKTIFFCANIKHAKHIKKVFNRVEPKLASNVQIIVSEIYRYTDEISRFKLDSEPRIALSVGVLDTGIDIPEVCNLVFVKPVFSGIRFWQMLGRGTRNLESCKFQKWLPNMGKKDFVILDFTIGGHSNIEYHRLKASKERKTGTDVLTRIFLNRVGLLKKKLGKEQKEFVEDKIIEDINSLNKESFIVREKLPIIKKVVSRKFDLKNYTEELKREIAPLIALNSGKDPLVTGFILQVEKLFGYIIDEDNEGIYEIKEYVQEKMENILQKDNLESIQEKREDILKVFEETFWDGITFDEVEFILRELAPLMIHYETNPKRMIQVDAPDLVLNVEKFEHQVKENEELQMFFKTNPLINKIKDGEGITSSELLNLERQLSKIRPEITIDNVQRIQKIDFMLFLRKILGMSQDYDPQEMIEREFDKHIIESNRNYNSAQIEFLQLLKKIFARSKHVELKDFTVPPLANERPLDKFPPSELAKIVRECAKLRMK, from the coding sequence CAAATCCGAAGATGAGGGACGAGCACAGGCAAGAACATACCTCAACGACATAAAAAGCCAGACTGGCGAAAATCTACCATATTTTCTAACCAACGGAAACAGATGGGTTTTCATTGATCAGGATGGAGTCGAACGACAAGTCAGCAGTCCATTTTCACAGTCAGATTTGATGAGAAGGGCGGAGTTGTACCGAAGAAGAGTCGACCCAACCACCATCAACATCAATCGCATAGTCAGCAGACCTAGGAGCATCATAATTGTCAAGCAAATAATGGAGCACATCAAAAACGGTCACAGGTCTGCTTTGATTTCCATGGCAACTGGTACTGGAAAGACCCGAGTTGCAATGGCAGTAATTGATGTACTGATGAGGGCAAATCTAGTACGAAACGTTCTATTTGTTGCAGACAGAATTGCCCTAGCCAATCAGGCAAAGTCTGCTGGCTTCAAAGAGTTCTTTTCAGAGCCTGTCGTTGATTTGCGAGAAGACCCCAAGAGCTTCCCAAATGGACTGTATGTCACAACTGTCCAGACTTTGCGCAGTGGCAAAAAAGACAAGGTCTATGAAAAATTTAGTTCTGGCTTTTTTGACTTGATCATATTTGATGAGGCGCATCGTTCCATTTATGACCCAAACAGAGAAATCCACAGGTATTTTGACGCAATTAGGATAGGGTTAACTGCAACACCATCCACTGCGGAAAACAAGAACACTTTTGAATTGTTTGAATGTGAGGGCGAAAAGGCAACTGTAGAATACACCTATGATGAGGCAATACAGGACGGCATACTTGTGCCGTATAGAGCAGAGACAATAGGAACTCAAGTTCTGTCTTTAGGAATAGAGGGAGCAAAACTATCAAAGGACTTGAAAACCCAGCTCATCAAGCAAGAAGAAGACCCCAGATACCTGATGCTATCTGGCTCTTCCTTTGCCAAGGTTTTCATGGATGATAAAACGAATGAACTTGTTATCAGGGAATTTCTTTCCAGATGTTACAAATCCGATGATGGCAAGCCCGCCAAGACAATTTTCTTTTGTGCCAACATCAAACACGCAAAACACATCAAAAAAGTCTTCAACAGAGTAGAGCCAAAACTAGCCAGCAATGTGCAAATCATTGTTTCAGAGATCTATCGTTATACTGATGAAATAAGCAGATTCAAGCTAGACTCGGAACCACGTATTGCGCTTTCTGTAGGTGTATTGGATACTGGTATTGATATTCCCGAAGTATGCAATTTGGTATTTGTCAAGCCAGTATTTTCTGGAATTAGGTTCTGGCAGATGCTTGGAAGAGGAACACGAAACCTAGAATCCTGCAAGTTCCAAAAATGGCTACCAAACATGGGCAAAAAGGACTTTGTAATATTGGACTTTACAATAGGCGGGCACTCTAACATTGAATACCACAGACTCAAGGCATCCAAGGAAAGAAAGACAGGCACGGATGTACTGACTAGGATCTTCCTAAACAGAGTAGGTCTACTAAAAAAGAAGCTTGGTAAGGAGCAAAAAGAGTTTGTCGAGGACAAGATTATCGAGGACATAAATTCCCTGAACAAAGAGTCGTTTATTGTACGGGAAAAACTACCCATAATCAAAAAAGTCGTTTCACGCAAATTTGACCTCAAAAACTATACTGAGGAACTCAAAAGAGAAATTGCCCCACTTATTGCACTCAACTCTGGCAAAGATCCGCTAGTTACTGGCTTTATTTTACAAGTGGAAAAATTGTTTGGCTATATCATAGATGAAGACAATGAAGGAATTTATGAAATCAAGGAATATGTGCAAGAAAAAATGGAAAACATTTTGCAAAAAGACAACTTGGAAAGCATTCAAGAAAAACGGGAAGACATACTCAAAGTATTTGAGGAAACATTCTGGGACGGAATTACATTTGACGAAGTCGAGTTTATCCTAAGGGAACTAGCGCCGTTAATGATTCATTATGAAACAAATCCAAAAAGAATGATTCAGGTTGATGCCCCTGACTTGGTTCTAAATGTGGAAAAATTTGAACACCAAGTCAAAGAGAATGAAGAATTGCAAATGTTCTTCAAAACTAATCCGCTGATAAATAAAATCAAGGATGGTGAAGGGATTACATCATCTGAGCTGTTGAACTTGGAAAGACAACTCAGTAAGATTCGACCAGAAATTACAATCGATAATGTGCAAAGAATACAAAAAATTGACTTTATGTTATTTTTGCGAAAAATCCTAGGTATGAGTCAGGATTATGATCCGCAGGAAATGATTGAACGAGAATTTGACAAACATATTATTGAATCAAACAGAAATTATAACTCCGCACAAATTGAATTCTTGCAATTGCTGAAGAAAATTTTTGCTCGATCAAAACATGTTGAGCTCAAGGACTTTACTGTACCACCACTTGCAAACGAAAGACCGCTTGACAAGTTTCCACCCTCCGAATTGGCAAAAATTGTTCGTGAATGTGCTAAATTACGTATGAAATAA